The following nucleotide sequence is from Zea mays cultivar B73 chromosome 1, Zm-B73-REFERENCE-NAM-5.0, whole genome shotgun sequence.
gcacaggttctaccatgagcagacggagagcgctggcagaacatttgcctccacaagatgtaagttagttgttaaattacattatttgagttacttaatattaTATGATGTAAGctatttgtttcataggatgctgaaattgaggaaccagtggtagaggatcatgcaagagatgatgttgaagatgatggtggagataatgtgggagatgatgctggagacgacgctggtggggattctggggctggggattctggggctggtggagattctgcagctgggtctggaacttctcgagttaagagaatgaggaagctgcattttgttggaccacctccagagcttccacccgaatctcgggttgtgataaagcctagtggaaagtgagtgacatatcttcgcttaaatgttattgaaagttatgttttaatttctacattgatttctgtttgcaggacttggatcgacgactcgttcacaggcacaggacactacaggcaggtgaacatggttcttggtaatcttgttcgtctgcactggcctggtcttgtgactttgcctactggcgagtctgtccccgccaccacttgggagcattatcgctatggtgtctgtagaacgtttggcaacacacaggcactagtttgggatgcattctgggtatgacttgtttatactattttagttattccatatatgtttgcttttatgataacactatggtttttgcagaaacggtacaagttgccggacgatggatcatatgatatgaacgctcgttacgtgtttgagtttaacgcgaacgatgtcgttgcagatgcaatgtactatgcacgaattcaggctataaaggcatggtacagagcaaatgctgatgatcgaccgatgccaaatacaaaggccgagtggtcatcaatttacttgacggaggagcaatacctagaggtaaacaggttgttgcatctcatatcgcacaaagccatgtatttgcttgctttatttaaaaaatttcatgtaggtgtccgtgccgtggatggccacccgatcagacggttatcgggcattgtgcagatggtgggcttcccctgactttcgtgccatttccgaaaggaacaggggaaaccgtgggactgagtcgttccacaactacggcggtgatggtcatgtgcgcttggctaagcgaatggtaagtcacagtttgtcgtaactttgaatcacatagaaatgtgtcattataacttttatgtacaggaagtcaaatccggccgtacgcccacggatgtggaggtgtatatgcaagggcataggggttctgatcctcagaatcctgatgtgttatgcactcagacggccaccgaccgtctagtgagtttttgatactctattatgtgtgttgatattgtttgcaagggcataggtgttatgcacttatatttgatattgtttgcctccaggcttcgtatgggcaggagatggttcaacgccatggggaggagtacgattggaggagccagccaatcgaccctcaggcagcctatgctagcgcaggaggacaagcccatggacggtgagattatttgatttggttttcaaaattgtcatcatatgcttgcgattcaactgagccatgagttactatactaagtgcatggttcactcttgtaggttgggtatttttgattctacgattgattccagagagctgagacgccgtggacgacaatccacatcgtcgtcttcacagtcgtcccgttcacgatcagcagcccatgagatagagcttgcagtgttgcgtcaacaggcagagtaccatcaatcagtcttgagggaacaattggagtaccagaggcaacaatctgaataccagagacaacaagccgagtaccagaagaagagggacgagtattatgcaagcctccaggcccaaaatcaagctcttctctcggtaagttgaagtaacattttgtagcttattttgcaaaacacttgatgtgtatcttgtttgttcaacaatgacttgtatataatttgtagcaactagcccaacaagcgggcgtcccgatgccgacatatgggatgccgcctccggactttgcactgccaatgccaatgttgccgcctccacctccgcctccgcctccgtcacaattccctatggtatgcacacatatgcgtgtgtgacatgttcataaatgtcttatgtgtttaaatgaacaactgagtggttactatttcatgtgcttgtgttatagggatttcagacaccacccgcttcagttgccgcacctggagatgggtctggtcaggACGACACAACAAATTCGTGGGTGAACACCAttttcaacacgcagagtccagccggaggaggtggctactcgaaccatccagacgatggatatgattgatgtgtcgtgatgtttttttatgaaacactttgcaacacttgtttgtgagacacaatttcagtttgcaacaaccgtcgaacctatatgttgatgttacatttgtgaatgttaatatttatgtgagaatatttgtgattgtgaatacttattagaatgtgtatatttgtgattgtgaatgtgaatttgtatatgtgcatgaatctgtttttgttttgtaaatgtcagattttttaaaaaacagaattttgtgtaaattctgtaatttgttatgtccgacggcctaatggtagccgtcggacataacactttgttatgtccgacggtagttaatgccgtcggacataacacttgcttatctccgacggcctagTGGGAGCCGTCGGACTTAATTCTGTGGGGCCCACACCCCCGACCGGTAAAACGGTTGGGATTTGTTATCTCCGACGGGCGTAtgcagccgtcggagataacttatgtccgacggcagccgtcggacatagcaCTATTTCCGACgagttatctccgacggctttaagccgtcggagataaggcttTACCGTCGGAAATAATCTATTTCCGACGGTTTattccttatgtccgacggctttggcCGTCGGACGTTTCTGCGTTTACTGTAGTGCGTTTGGCGTTCAAATAAGCTTAGCAAATAAGTCAGCAAAGAAAAAACCATGGAGATATGGTTAGTAGTAGTAGAGTCAAAGATCCGGTTCTACACTATATCAGGAAAGAAAATGCCAAACAGATATGGTTAAAAACAGCAAATAAGTCACCAAGCTAGGGCCATTAAGAGTAGTAGTAGAGTCAAATACCTGAAATGTTAGGTGATGTGTTAGGTGTTGCTGATGCCTTGTTGATGACCTTCAGCTGTCAAAGTTAGGATCTGTCAGTAGGTACTCATTAATCAAAAAAGAAAGATATCAAAGTTTCGTTTATTACTTTCTTGTATGGCCATGCAAGCGACATCATGTGAGCAGTAGCCATAGTTTGCATATCATCGTAGGGACGAGCCAACACTGCATCTCTTTTCaggacacaagtcacaacaacttCACAAAATTGCCTTCCAATGGGCAGATCTGCAACTATGGTACTCGGATTAGTTGAAACTATTATTCCTTTGGCCACAGGTTGATCCGATCTCAACAAAGCATATAATATGGCTTCTCTTCCAACCTGATACAAGCGATAAACACAAAATTAGAAGCATGATAAGGATAATACTGGTTAGAAGGATGAAAGTATTACCAAAGAATTATGTTTAGAATGAGAAGCATCATTAGTGCCTGGTGCAGTGCTTGGTGCAATTGTGTCCTCATCATTACAATCGTCATCTCCATATGCATTATCTTCATCACCATGTTCTAACCTTGAATTCTGTTACAAACATTTGGTGAATTATGAGTAAATCGGAAGATAAACATTACTTTGTGTAACAACAAAGAAAATTTATACCACATTTTGACGTGATGTGGAACCATGCTGTGACATGGGCCCTTCACTTGCCCTGTCTAGTTGTGCCCTTTCCTCAATTTCTGCCTGCAATTGAAGTATGCGTTTTTCTAGAGCAGCCTTGTCCTTTTCAGCTTTGGTACGAGCCAGAATCTCCATTTGTAGTCTTGTTGGTGCATAACCCTTCAACCCAGGGGTGCCAATATCTTGAGGAGTTGGGCCTAAACCCACAGCACGGATATATCCTTTTGGCTCTTTCTCTCCACAAACAAGAGCAAATACATCACCTTCCTGAATTGTTTTCTCCTTTAACTCTGGATATACTTGGACAACATCTTTAAGTTTATTCTATGAAATAAACACATGTTATTTATTCTGTCTAAATAGTATTACTAACACTTAGGAAAAAGACTTACGATAATTGGCTCTGCCTGAATTGAAGGAACACCATTTTTTCTTGTATGGGTTTTGATAAAGGTTTCATCTCTTCGTGGGGGGCGTCCTAGTTTCATAGCCTAGAAATGGTTAAGACAAAAGTCTGAGTAGTACTAGATAGATTGCTCATATCAAAAAATCGGAGTTCGATAATTAGTACTACTGGACATATTGCAAAAAAATCGGAGTTCGATAATTACCAAAAATATGAGTACAATAATTAGTAAGACAGATTAAACATACCAATTTATGCTCTGAACATGCAAAGCTCACACTACCAGATGTATGGAGCAATTGTACCTTTTGCCGGCTTACTTTTCCAGCTTTCGAACGAGCCTAGGACATAGCAGAAGTGTTTAAGAACTGAAAATATACATGTTGACAGCTACACTTTGCACATATAAAGATGTTTGTTACCTGAAATTCAGAAGTCAACCAATATTCATAGAGAAATTTCCAATCAGCGTCACTAACCCTTTTATCTGGACATTCTTCAATTTCATCTAGAGACAAATCAGGATCAAAATACAACTCCTTTATGGTTGACTTGAATTCTTTCCATTTTCTCCCAGCAGTACGCATAACCCAGTTTAAGGCAGCAGGATCAATATCAAAATATGACTTTATATCATCCCACAACTCATATTTCTTCTCAACATCAATAAGCCTCCAATCCTTGCAAGCAATTGATATTTTCTTTCTAACTTGACAGCCAATAACACTAGAAAGTTGCCTAGCATTTTCACCAATAGGTTGACCATAACCATTGAGTAAAATTTTTAGTTTTGGCATGTCAGGTGTCCTTGAGAATATGTCATCCTTCTTAGTTATGCCCCTTCCTTTCCTATTCTTTGTACCATTGTTTACATTACTGTTTTGATGACCTGAAGCAGTAATTGATTTAAGTCTATAGCCCATTATATATAAGTACTACTATTAAAGTAAAATGAAAACAATTACCTCCAGAGTTATTGAGCAAGTCTCCATCTAGATGCAAATCATCAAACACTCTTTCCTCCTCAATCTGAGCCCTATTTCGTTCAGGTCTTGGGCGCAAGTTTGGTCCTTCAATTCTTGCAGTATTTGTGTCATGAATTTTCTGCAAGCAAACGGTATTACTAAGAACTTGTTGTGCCATTATAGGGATGTTTAGAGCTGCCATTATAGGGATGTTTAGAGCTGCCAACTTCCTAGGCTGCCATTACTAAGATTCTTGCAACATACCTTTTGTTTTTTCCTAGGCTGAACTTGCTGTGCCATTATAGGGATGTTTAGAGCTGCCAACTTCCTTTTGTTTTTTTCAATATTTTCAATCCTTTGCTGTGCATAAGCATTGCATGAGATAGAATTATTGTTTCCTCTTGCGCTTGACATTTTGTTTCCTGAGAAATTGAGAATGAGATCAGTCACCATCTAAGTTTCGTCAAAATGATAAAATAAGCAAAATGATAAAATAAGCATAAAGGCAGTAATAACAAACTTACTTTCTAGACTTATTTCCCTGTTTTATTCCACTAACAATTACACCATCTATATCTGTTCTAGCACATGGAACTCGTCCAGCAACCACACTTACACACACATTTGGGTTTAGATCAGCCACTACCTCTGCAACATCATTAACATGACCTAGAATTTCATTTTCAGCATCTTGACTTCCATACAAATCTCGAGATTTTGGCTGAACAACAGCAACCCATTCAGTCTCAATAGGATCAGCAACATAGTAAACTTGAGCTGCTTGTGATGCTAATATGAAAGGTTCATCTGATATGTTTTGACCAGTATTGAATAAATGTTTGAAATTAACTGTGGTGATCCCAAATTGATCTGTTCTAACCCATTTGTTGTGCACACGATTATCAACCCAATCACACTTGAAAAGCATAACATTTCCGTTGTGGTGATAGTTCAATTCCAGAATTTCTTTTATGATACCATAGTAGATGATTTTATCTACTATTTGATTGTCATTATTTCCTCTTTCAAAACATGTTGTATCTGCAACTAGAGCTAC
It contains:
- the LOC118476089 gene encoding LOB domain-containing protein 13-like, producing MPTYGMPPPDFALPMPMLPPPPPPPPPSQFPMGFQTPPASVAAPGDGSGQDDTTNSWVNTIFNTQSPAGGGGYSNHPDDGYD
- the LOC103642009 gene encoding uncharacterized protein; this encodes MSSARGNNNSISCNAYAQQRIENIEKNKRKLAALNIPIMAQQVQPRKKQKKIHDTNTARIEGPNLRPRPERNRAQIEEERVFDDLHLDGDLLNNSGGHQNSNVNNGTKNRKGRGITKKDDIFSRTPDMPKLKILLNGYGQPIGENARQLSSVIGCQVRKKISIACKDWRLIDVEKKYELWDDIKSYFDIDPAALNWVMRTAGRKWKEFKSTIKELYFDPDLSLDEIEECPDKRVSDADWKFLYEYWLTSEFQARSKAGKVSRQKVQLLHTSGSVSFACSEHKLAMKLGRPPRRDETFIKTHTRKNGVPSIQAEPIINKLKDVVQVYPELKEKTIQEGDVFALVCGEKEPKGYIRAVGLGPTPQDIGTPGLKGYAPTRLQMEILARTKAEKDKAALEKRILQLQAEIEERAQLDRASEGPMSQHGSTSRQNVNSRLEHGDEDNAYGDDDCNDEDTIAPSTAPGTNDASHSKHNSLVGREAILYALLRSDQPVAKGIIVSTNPSTIVADLPIGRQFCEVVVTCVLKRDAVLARPYDDMQTMATAHMMSLAWPYKKLKVINKASATPNTSPNISGNGQC